A genomic stretch from Pseudoliparis swirei isolate HS2019 ecotype Mariana Trench chromosome 18, NWPU_hadal_v1, whole genome shotgun sequence includes:
- the LOC130208989 gene encoding uncharacterized protein LOC130208989, whose amino-acid sequence MSDIDNDNTINNDTINNDKDNPAGSIGAENTDANHSWADQVKNPPHTDNTDTEVTCTVDPVAYFMAGHAMTIQHHQDTWETVATNTRGLDIIGPPDSPKKEHPCFTECVKTGVLRLLSAAVQYYKEKKCYGCYTAHPSQIHHPCLWPIPEDFYTEHYEELMYTLWTDDFIPTVQMYVSLYGIETTADRINGAAAMICHNLLTVDNVPLALVSYDDPMPSEYEPPGYNWALRLEKLCDRWLKSVHRPPYNR is encoded by the exons ATGTCTGACATCGACAACGACAACACCATCAACAACGATACCATCAACAACGATAAAGACAACCCTGCTGGTTCTATAG gcGCTGAAAACACAGATGCCAACCACTCATGGGCCGATCAAGTGAAGAACCCCCCTCATACTGACAATACGGACACCGAGGTCACATGCACTGTTGACCCGGTTGCATATTTTATGGCCGGGCATGCTATGACCATACAGCATCATCAGGACACGTGGGAGACCGTGGCAACGAACACCCGAGGGCTTGACATCATCGGACCTCCCGACTCCCCTAAAAAAGAACACCCGTGTTTCACAGAATGTGTTAAAACGGGAGTTCTacgtctgctgtctgctgccgTACAATACTACAAGGAGAAAAAATGTTACGGATGTTATACTGCTCATCCCAGTCAGATCCACCATCCATGCCTGTGGCCTATACCAGAAGACTTCTACACTGAGCACTATGAGGAGTTGATGTATACCTTGTGGACCGACGATTTCATACCAACAGTGCAAATGTATGTGTCACTCTATGGTATTGAAACAACAGCTGATAGGATCAATGGAGCTGCAGCCATGATATGCCATAATCTGCTTACCGTTGATAATGTGCCCTTAGCGCTTGTAAGCTACGATGACCCCATGCCATCTGAGTATGAGCCCCCAGGGTACAATTGGGCCCTCAGGCTTGAGAAACTATGTGATAGGTGGCTAAAGTCTGTACATCGGCCACCCTATAACCGTTGA